A section of the Verrucomicrobium sp. GAS474 genome encodes:
- a CDS encoding outer membrane lipoprotein-sorting protein has translation MKQAKYPLSLLAAFLIPLLPALHADPDTSRPTPPVNLIQARVFRNLNLQDFKLNGVLHTKKNIYPMVMKTRLREMVYAFTEQPLQIRVVLDPDHATIERRKKESDAWQTVSGKALGETILDTDITYEDLGLGFIFWDKVTGIGCDSIKTLPAWCLEATPPEGVSSSYSKVRYWISSQYCAFLRVDGYNTKGEVIKRVEVNGVMQIGDAYVIREMAVSTMLPGREISASRTFIEIRNGAPGSGL, from the coding sequence ATGAAACAAGCCAAATACCCCCTCTCCCTCCTCGCCGCGTTCCTGATCCCCCTCCTTCCCGCGCTCCACGCCGATCCCGACACCTCCCGCCCGACCCCCCCCGTGAACCTCATCCAGGCCCGGGTCTTCCGGAACCTGAACCTCCAGGACTTCAAGCTCAACGGCGTCCTCCACACGAAGAAGAACATCTATCCGATGGTCATGAAGACCCGGCTCCGCGAGATGGTCTATGCCTTCACCGAGCAGCCCCTCCAGATCCGCGTCGTCCTCGATCCCGACCACGCCACCATCGAGCGGCGGAAGAAGGAATCGGACGCCTGGCAGACCGTCTCCGGCAAGGCCCTCGGCGAGACGATCCTCGACACCGACATCACCTACGAGGACCTCGGCCTCGGCTTCATCTTCTGGGACAAGGTGACCGGCATCGGCTGCGACTCGATCAAGACCCTCCCCGCCTGGTGCCTGGAAGCGACCCCGCCCGAGGGCGTCAGCAGCTCCTACTCGAAGGTCCGCTACTGGATCAGCTCCCAATATTGCGCCTTCCTCCGCGTCGACGGCTACAACACGAAGGGCGAAGTCATCAAGCGGGTCGAGGTCAACGGCGTCATGCAGATCGGCGACGCCTACGTGATCCGCGAGATGGCCGTCTCGACAATGCTCCCCGGTCGGGAAATCTCGGCCTCGCGGACCTTCATCGAGATCCGGAACGGAGCCCCGGGGTCCGGGCTGTAG
- a CDS encoding ABC transporter ATP-binding protein has translation MGSVLRVFIYLRRYPGLAAATLGCALLTTLAGFVFPKVTGYIIDNVIVAKRGDLLLPCALLMAGAFFARDLFNCLRIRFNNQFEGNVIRDLRNDLYDHLQRLPLGWFEKRATGDLMTRVSEDVTNVERVLIDGVEQGIVALLQIVGVGILLFQKNAVLAAWMLLPLPLLFGGALWYTLTAGGRYREQRRAASALNSILLDNLGGIRQIKSFAREGEESTRFGGVSERARQAQILVSHTWALYSPAMNFIGALGTVIVLFVGGRDVLADRFTYGELVEFLLFVGMFYEPVGKLHQLNQLWQSARAAADRVFKIIDTPTERYEPPASSPFRPGGACALPRLDGAVSLRHVGFSYRDEPPLPVLHDINIEVKPGQTVALVGPTGAGKSTLAGLLLRFHEATEGAVLLDGHDVRHYPLAVLRSQIGLVSQENFLFNTTIRENLLFGRPGASEADVTAAAVAAHADEFIRALPQGYDTEIGERGVKLSGGEKQRLAIARALLKDPPILVLDEATASVDTLTEKLIAEALEKLLKNRTSFLVAHRLSTVRRADLILVMKGGRIIERGSHAELLVQGGLYAKLATAQRSDLLEDEAFV, from the coding sequence ATGGGCTCCGTCCTCCGCGTCTTCATCTACCTCCGCCGCTATCCCGGCCTCGCCGCCGCCACCCTCGGGTGCGCGCTCCTCACCACCCTCGCCGGGTTCGTCTTCCCGAAGGTCACCGGCTACATCATCGACAACGTGATCGTCGCAAAGCGGGGGGACCTCCTCCTGCCGTGCGCCCTCCTCATGGCCGGGGCCTTCTTCGCCCGCGATCTCTTCAATTGCCTCCGCATCCGGTTCAACAACCAATTTGAAGGAAACGTCATCCGCGACCTCCGCAACGACCTCTACGACCACCTCCAGCGCCTCCCCCTCGGCTGGTTCGAGAAACGGGCGACGGGCGACCTCATGACCCGCGTCAGCGAGGACGTCACGAACGTCGAGCGGGTCCTCATCGACGGCGTCGAGCAGGGCATCGTCGCCCTCCTCCAGATCGTCGGCGTCGGCATCCTCCTCTTCCAGAAGAACGCCGTCCTCGCCGCCTGGATGCTCCTCCCCCTGCCGCTCCTCTTCGGCGGGGCGCTCTGGTACACCCTCACCGCCGGGGGCCGCTACCGGGAGCAGCGCCGCGCCGCCTCGGCCCTGAACTCGATCCTCCTCGACAACCTCGGCGGCATCCGCCAGATCAAGTCGTTCGCCCGCGAGGGCGAGGAATCGACCCGCTTCGGCGGCGTCTCGGAACGGGCGCGGCAGGCCCAGATCCTCGTCTCCCACACCTGGGCCCTCTATTCCCCGGCGATGAACTTCATCGGCGCCCTCGGCACCGTCATCGTCCTCTTCGTCGGCGGACGGGACGTCCTCGCCGACCGCTTCACCTACGGGGAACTCGTCGAGTTCCTCCTCTTCGTCGGCATGTTCTACGAGCCGGTCGGGAAGCTCCACCAGCTCAACCAGCTCTGGCAATCGGCCCGCGCCGCCGCCGACCGCGTCTTCAAGATCATCGACACGCCGACCGAACGCTACGAGCCGCCCGCCTCCTCCCCCTTCCGTCCCGGCGGGGCCTGCGCCCTGCCGCGCCTCGACGGCGCCGTCTCCCTCCGCCACGTCGGCTTCTCCTACCGGGACGAGCCGCCCCTCCCCGTCCTCCACGACATCAACATCGAGGTGAAGCCGGGCCAGACCGTCGCCCTCGTCGGCCCAACCGGCGCGGGGAAATCGACCCTGGCGGGCCTCCTCCTCCGCTTCCACGAGGCGACCGAAGGGGCCGTCCTCCTCGACGGCCATGACGTCCGCCACTATCCCCTCGCCGTCCTCCGCAGCCAGATCGGCCTCGTCTCCCAGGAGAACTTCCTCTTCAACACCACCATCCGGGAGAACCTCCTCTTCGGCCGCCCCGGCGCGAGCGAGGCCGACGTGACCGCCGCCGCCGTCGCCGCCCACGCCGACGAATTCATCCGCGCCCTCCCGCAGGGCTACGATACCGAGATCGGCGAGCGGGGCGTGAAGCTGAGCGGCGGCGAGAAACAGCGCCTCGCCATCGCCCGCGCCCTGCTCAAAGACCCGCCGATCCTCGTCCTCGACGAGGCGACCGCGAGCGTCGACACATTGACCGAAAAGCTGATCGCCGAGGCCTTGGAAAAGCTCCTGAAGAACCGGACCTC